In a genomic window of Nitrospirota bacterium:
- a CDS encoding GNAT family N-acetyltransferase, whose amino-acid sequence MVIREATEDDVPQLAALYAGSVKALAPSAYSGEQVNAWASFAENFEAFRRFVLEPQTIVMEDDSGILGFCGVDATGHVASLYVRADRARQGIGTRLLQVALDHAGALGVHTFHAEASELSLPVFQRFGFVVRGIEKGACGGAEFERYLVRKGSPTPYKAMEPLLGCAKGGPKRLSERTGKRFSRSLRSRRK is encoded by the coding sequence ATGGTGATCCGCGAGGCCACCGAGGACGACGTCCCCCAGTTGGCTGCGTTGTATGCGGGCTCCGTCAAAGCGCTCGCACCGTCGGCGTACTCTGGTGAACAAGTCAACGCGTGGGCGAGTTTCGCCGAGAATTTCGAGGCCTTCCGGCGCTTCGTGCTCGAGCCACAAACAATCGTGATGGAAGATGACTCGGGAATTCTCGGCTTTTGCGGCGTGGATGCAACCGGCCACGTCGCTTCACTGTACGTACGGGCCGACCGCGCAAGACAGGGCATCGGCACGAGACTGCTTCAAGTCGCACTTGACCACGCGGGCGCTTTGGGCGTACACACTTTTCATGCCGAGGCCAGTGAACTCAGCCTCCCTGTGTTCCAGCGGTTCGGTTTCGTTGTGCGCGGCATTGAAAAAGGAGCTTGCGGCGGAGCTGAATTTGAGCGGTATCTGGTAAGGAAAGGAAGCCCTACGCCCTACAAAGCGATGGAGCCGTTGCTGGGTTGCGCGAAGGGAGGACCGAAACGCCTATCCGAACGAACCGGCAAACGCTTCTCCCGATCTCTCCGATCACGGCG